Part of the Pseudomonas lijiangensis genome is shown below.
TAGGCCACGCGCCAGGTCTTGATGTGCCAGTTGGGCACCACATAGAAGCCCCAGAGCAGCACCCTGTCCATGGCTTTGGTGTGGTCAATGAGGTCCTGGCGCGAGTCTGCGTTGATCAGGCCATCCACCAGCGTATCCACAGCCGGGTCCTTGAGGCCCATGAAGTTGCGGCTGCCAGGGTTGTCGGCACTGGAGGAATGGAAGTAGATCCGCTGTTCGTTGCCCGGAGAGCTGGATTGCGGGTAGCTGCTGACAATCATCTCGTAGTCACGCGAGCGCAGGCGGTTGATGTATTCCGAAACGTCCACCCGGCGAATGTTCAGCTCGATTCCCAGGTCGTTCAGGTTGCGCTTGTAGGGCAGCAGAACCCGCTCGAACTCGGTCTGGGCCAGCAGGAACTCCAGTTTGACCGGGTTGCCCTGGGTATCGACCATCTTGTCGTTGACGATCTTCCAGCCCGCTTCCTGCAAGAGCTGGAAGGCGCGGCGCAATTGCGGGCGAATCATGCCGCTGCCGTCATTGACCGGCAGTTTGTATTCTTCGTTGAAGACCCGATCGGGGATCTTGCCGCGCAAGGGTTCCAGAATGGCCAGTTCCTGGGGCGACGGGAGGCCGCGGGCGGCCATCTCTGAATTGTCGAAATAGCTTTTGGTGCGGCTGTAGGAGCCGTTGAACAGTTGCTTGTTGGTCCACTCGAAATCCAGCAGCAGCGTCAGGGCCTCGCGAACCCGTATGTCCTGAAACACCGGTTTGCGCAGGTTGAAAACGAAACCCTGCATGCCGGTCGGGTTGCCGTTGGGCAGCTCTTCCTTGATCAGGCGCCCGTCGCGCACAGCTGGCGTGTTGTAGGCGGTGGCCCAGTTCTTGGCGCTTGTTTCCAGCCAGTAGTCGAACTGCCCGGCCTTGCCGGCTTCCAGGGCGACGGTGTTGTCACGGTAGTAATCGGTGGTCAGGACATCGAAGTTATAGAAGCCCTTGTTGATCGGCAGATCCTTGGCCCAGTAGTCCTTGACCCGCTCGTAGCGTACCGAGCGTCCGGCCTTGACCTCGGCCACCTTGTAGGGGCCGCTGCCCAGCGGGACGTCCAGATTGCTTTTGCTGAAATCCCGGGTCGCCCAGAAATGCTTGGGCAGTACCGGCAACTGGCCGATGATCAGC
Proteins encoded:
- a CDS encoding extracellular solute-binding protein, with amino-acid sequence MTLLRSLFIQAFLAGIVCTAQAAPQHAVTLYDEAPKYPANFKHFDYVNPDAPKGGTFRQAGFGSFDSLNPFINKGVAADDVSLIYDTLTSRSLDEPFTEYGLVAGKIEKSPDNDWVRFYLRPEARFHDGHPIRAEDVVFSFETLMKHGSPMYRGYYADVDQVIAEDPLRVLFKFKHKNNREMPLIIGQLPVLPKHFWATRDFSKSNLDVPLGSGPYKVAEVKAGRSVRYERVKDYWAKDLPINKGFYNFDVLTTDYYRDNTVALEAGKAGQFDYWLETSAKNWATAYNTPAVRDGRLIKEELPNGNPTGMQGFVFNLRKPVFQDIRVREALTLLLDFEWTNKQLFNGSYSRTKSYFDNSEMAARGLPSPQELAILEPLRGKIPDRVFNEEYKLPVNDGSGMIRPQLRRAFQLLQEAGWKIVNDKMVDTQGNPVKLEFLLAQTEFERVLLPYKRNLNDLGIELNIRRVDVSEYINRLRSRDYEMIVSSYPQSSSPGNEQRIYFHSSSADNPGSRNFMGLKDPAVDTLVDGLINADSRQDLIDHTKAMDRVLLWGFYVVPNWHIKTWRVAYWDHIAHPKAKALSDIGVMTWWVKPDAKPAVPEQPANGQAEPASTEQ